CACCCCGGTCAACCTTCTGTGTGACGAGGGAGATCCGTGTAGCCATCGGGGCCCAACCTTCTTCTCCACGCTGAAGTACGTGAGCCTGAGCACTCAAGTGCGCAGCAACACCGCGTCGACGTGGTCGTCGGGCAACACGGTCGACCGGTGGCGCTTCGATCACACCTTCCCGGCTGCGGGCACCGGCGGCACGGGCGTTGCCGACCCGCACCTGTTCTTGACCTCCGTCCAGCGCATCGGCATGGGTGACGGCGGCGACGCGGTCAGCGTCCCCGAGTTGAGCTTCAACTGGGACCACGAGCTGCTGCCCAACCGCGTTGCTCCGCCCGGCGCGCCCCGGCCGCTGTTCAAGCCCCGGGTGAGCACGATCTTCAACGAGTCGGGCGGCCGACTCGACGTCACCTACGGCCAGCAGAACCCTTGCACCCCAGCGTGGACCCAGGACAAGGACCGCCACGAGGCCACGAAGGACTGTTTCGCGCAGTGGTTCGACCCGACGCCCGACAACGGGGTCGACAACGGCGAGTTCTACTGGTTCCACAAGTACCTCGTTCGACGCGTCGGTACCTCGGACGCGTCGTTGGGGTACGTGCGGTCACCAGATCGTGGAGTAAACGAGAGCGGCCCGGCAACGCCGACGACCGACAACGATGCGTGCCCGTCGTCGCAGGGGTGCAGCATCTTGGGAGAATGGCAGGTCACCGACTACGACTACCAAGGCGAACCTGCCTGGCGGTTCACCGACGATCGCAACCGAGTCAACCGCAACCAGGACGAAGGCGTCGTCTCCGTGGGTGAGCACGAGTCGTGGGACGACTGGCGCGGCTACGAGACCACCAGGATCACCCAGCTGGAGTCCCGGCAGCGCACACTCACGGGTGCGGCACTCGCGACCACGAAGATCACTCGGTTCCGCGGTATGGCGAACTCGTTGAAGAACGACCAGGGCGAGCGGTGGGGTGACCGAGCCATCGACGTCACGGAGCCAGCCGCCACCGCCGGCGCGCTGCGTGACTCCCGCTGGCTGGTGGGCCGTGTCGCCGAGACCACCACCATCGAGCCCGGCACGTCCCCCAAGAACGCCGCCGGTGGCGCCACGAGCGATCAGCCGCTCACTCGCACCTACACCCGCTACGACACCATCACCACAGGCGCAGGCACCGACATCGACAGCCGCGAGACACGATTCGTCTATCCACGCGTCGCGCGCACCTACAACATCACCCCGTCGGCTCAGGTCGAAGACCCCGTTAGAGAAGTCGTCACGTCCGTCAACGACGGCCAGGGTGTCTCCTCGCTCCTGGGAGCGGTTGAGAAGGTCGTCGACACCACGGTCGATGGTTCCGTCGACATCTGCGTCGACAGCAACTGGCGTGGCTCCGCCGACCCGTTCCTGCGCGTCCCGACACTCACTCGGACCATCGAAGGCCCCACCACGAATGCCGGCGGCAGTGACTGCGGCACCGGCACCGTTCGGTCCGAGTCACGCGCCTACTACGACGGCTCCACCGACACCACAACCAACCCCCTCTCCACGGGCAACCTGACCCTCGAACGCACCCAGCTCACTCCCACAGCCAATGACGTTGCCGACAACACGTACAGCTACGACGCATACGGGAGACTCGTCGAGCACATCGCACCCGAAGGACTCATCACCCGCACGGTCATCACCTCGACCGGGAACAACAGTGGTGCCAACGGATCGGCGCCGGTCGAGAAGATCACCACCCAACAGGGCACCGAGTCCGCGTCCTGGACCGGGCTGAAGATCAACTCCCGCACATTCGAGACCAGCACGACCTACTCGCCTCGCCGCGGACTTCCCGTGCAAGAACGCGGACTGAACTCGACCACGTCCGTGAACGACACACGTCTCACCTACGACGGGCTCGGCCGCCTCGCAACAGTCCGACTGCCCGGCAACGTCGCCTCGACCGACCCACCATCGACCGAGTTCACCTACCGGTTCGCCCAGTTCCCACGCGGGAGCGGCGGCACCTCCAAGGCGCAACGCGTCACCACCACGACATGGCGCAACGCCAGCACCTTCGACCGCGTCGTGGACTACTCCGACGGTTGGGGCCGACCGATCGAGACCCAGGTGCCGTCGTACTGGCACGACCCCAACCAGCCGCAACCCCAGAACGGTCGTGTCTCGACTGTCACGGGATACGACTCGCTGGGACGCGCCGCCTGGTCCATGCCGGCCGTCCCCAACCCGACCGTGCTGACCGCCACCGCCGCGGAGCTCGTGAACCCCCGCGGCACCACGAACCTTGCCAGCAGCCCGTCGACCGTCAACTACACCAAGACGCTCTACGACGCCGCCTCACGTATCCGCAAGACCATCGTCAGCGACAACGCCACCCAAGGCACCCCGCTGCGCAACTCCATCACCACGTGGGACTACGCACCGCGATGGAGTAGCCAGCCGTCCGGGCGCGGTGTCCTGGTCACTATGCACCCCGACCGCGGAGGGGACCAGGAAGAACTGCGCAACACCCGCGACCAAACCGTCACCACCCGCGACTACAAGGGCGCCGGATCGTCGCGTGCCGTGGTCCTCACCGCCGACTACACCTACACCGCCGCCGGCGACCTGGCGACCATCACCTCGGACGTCGCCGCCAACCGGCTCGCCGAGCAATGGACCTATACCTACGACCTCGCCGGACGACGTACCAAGTCCGAGGACCCCGACACCGGCACCACGCTCACCACGTACGACCGGAACGACCAGCCGGTCTCGGCCATCGACGCCGAGGGGCGTTCCACCGCGACCACCTACGACACGCTCGGGCGTCCCACGCTCGTACGCGACACGACCAACGGAGCGAACCGCACACTCCTCACCCACACCTACGACAGCGCCACCAACGGCATCGGTCTCTCACAGACATCCACACGCCACAACCACCTCACCGCAGGGCAGAACCTCCAGGTATCACAAGCCGTCGGGTCCTACGACCCGATGGGTCGTCCCACCTCGACCACCTTCACCTACCCCGAAAAGCTGCGAGTGCCCTCGAGCAGCCCCACGATCAATGAGTCGTCGGTGCTGACCACCAGCTACAACCAGCAGGGCTGGCCCACCGCCGTCACGCGCACCTTCGCCACCGGGCTCCCCACGACCACCCTGAACTACGGCTACACGCCCGCCGGCACGATCGACACCATCACCATCCCCGCCACCCAAGGCGGAATGCGGCCGCTGGAAAAGGTCTACTACACGGCCGACAACCGGCGACACTTCGCACGATCCTCAGCAGCCGCACCCTCGCTACAGGGCATGGACCGCTACTACGCGCCCTCACCCAACACTGCACGCACCGACGCCATCGCGTTCTTCGGCATGCACTCCGACGGCACCAAGAACGCCACCAGAGACATGCGCTACACCCGAGACACCGTCGGCAACATCACCCAGATCCTAGGCGTGCACAACACCCCGTCTGGGCCGGTGGCAACAGCGGCATGGTGCTACGCCTACGACGACCTCAACCGACTCACCCAGTCCCGCACCGCGCCCACCGACGCAGCGACGAACTGCGCCTCGAGCGGGTGGGGTGATGCGTCGATCGTGGGCCAGCAGTACCGCATGGACTACTCGTACGGCACTTCCTACAACCGCCTCGTCAGTGCCACCGCCAGCTCGCCCACCCAGACCTCAGCCACCCAGACGTACTCGTACAGCAGCTCGGCTGCCGATCCCGCACACGCGCCTTCCGCGTACCCGGCCGATGTGTTCGGCACCGCCCAGCATGTCGCCACCTACGACAACGCCGGCAACGTCACCAGCGCAGGACCCAGCACCGGCGCCAAGGACACCTACAGCTACGACCCGTTCGGGAAGTACGCAAAGGTCACCAAGGCCGACGGCAGCGTCGAAGAATACGTGTACGGCCCCGACGGCAGCCGCATCGGCCTGCTCGCCACCACCGGCACCGGCTCGAACGCAACCACCAATGCCACCCTCGACATCAACAACGCCCAGTACAAGACC
This genomic interval from Nocardioides palaemonis contains the following:
- a CDS encoding polymorphic toxin-type HINT domain-containing protein, with the translated sequence MVEAVPLETVEPLERGPVLDARTESWDELDLSGTGTAVLSHEWMPVGGVPIEVRLAEAPAVDVVTGESAVDTTSVPGVSVAGAVEVTSVQDSGFGAGTLRIDIEPVGPADGAEDSSADHDQGPGVAPSTTGEAEGEAEGEAEGEAEGEAEGEAEGEAEGEAEGEAEESGAEAVAVDPAADQPQDSAESARLALPPLEVRFARGAVQAAVEAGVGALTLQQAALDGCGDMSADLTRGCVQWVPVASDHEQAKVPVFSPLDPASAQTAAAVLESQEDADGAGAAAPRGAPEVEPEPQAQQESGVDAGVAGGVTLLATGDTADYRATPTSLSSSWQVGAGTGEFSYSVPFEMPDPLKTAAVPAISLGYSSGSIDAMTYNANGQGSAAGLGWDFNIPFISRSYAACVEDGMPASGELCWRTRVKTVDEGGEQVERSQVVDQLRLTMNGVSSPMIALEGTPNRFRLESDPGWRIERQGGRGGANERFTVETPDGSTYFFGHRDPGRDGASVSVALDPTASVWRVPVRGNDPDEPAHGENDEAPLQGWRWNLDTVVDAHKNLVTYNYRTQANAYTRGTGANANVSYDAAGHLETIEYGYRDVQVQGAAGQHHDQPAARVVVDTAPRCAPDAGECTVADNPNRFVDTPVNLLCDEGDPCSHRGPTFFSTLKYVSLSTQVRSNTASTWSSGNTVDRWRFDHTFPAAGTGGTGVADPHLFLTSVQRIGMGDGGDAVSVPELSFNWDHELLPNRVAPPGAPRPLFKPRVSTIFNESGGRLDVTYGQQNPCTPAWTQDKDRHEATKDCFAQWFDPTPDNGVDNGEFYWFHKYLVRRVGTSDASLGYVRSPDRGVNESGPATPTTDNDACPSSQGCSILGEWQVTDYDYQGEPAWRFTDDRNRVNRNQDEGVVSVGEHESWDDWRGYETTRITQLESRQRTLTGAALATTKITRFRGMANSLKNDQGERWGDRAIDVTEPAATAGALRDSRWLVGRVAETTTIEPGTSPKNAAGGATSDQPLTRTYTRYDTITTGAGTDIDSRETRFVYPRVARTYNITPSAQVEDPVREVVTSVNDGQGVSSLLGAVEKVVDTTVDGSVDICVDSNWRGSADPFLRVPTLTRTIEGPTTNAGGSDCGTGTVRSESRAYYDGSTDTTTNPLSTGNLTLERTQLTPTANDVADNTYSYDAYGRLVEHIAPEGLITRTVITSTGNNSGANGSAPVEKITTQQGTESASWTGLKINSRTFETSTTYSPRRGLPVQERGLNSTTSVNDTRLTYDGLGRLATVRLPGNVASTDPPSTEFTYRFAQFPRGSGGTSKAQRVTTTTWRNASTFDRVVDYSDGWGRPIETQVPSYWHDPNQPQPQNGRVSTVTGYDSLGRAAWSMPAVPNPTVLTATAAELVNPRGTTNLASSPSTVNYTKTLYDAASRIRKTIVSDNATQGTPLRNSITTWDYAPRWSSQPSGRGVLVTMHPDRGGDQEELRNTRDQTVTTRDYKGAGSSRAVVLTADYTYTAAGDLATITSDVAANRLAEQWTYTYDLAGRRTKSEDPDTGTTLTTYDRNDQPVSAIDAEGRSTATTYDTLGRPTLVRDTTNGANRTLLTHTYDSATNGIGLSQTSTRHNHLTAGQNLQVSQAVGSYDPMGRPTSTTFTYPEKLRVPSSSPTINESSVLTTSYNQQGWPTAVTRTFATGLPTTTLNYGYTPAGTIDTITIPATQGGMRPLEKVYYTADNRRHFARSSAAAPSLQGMDRYYAPSPNTARTDAIAFFGMHSDGTKNATRDMRYTRDTVGNITQILGVHNTPSGPVATAAWCYAYDDLNRLTQSRTAPTDAATNCASSGWGDASIVGQQYRMDYSYGTSYNRLVSATASSPTQTSATQTYSYSSSAADPAHAPSAYPADVFGTAQHVATYDNAGNVTSAGPSTGAKDTYSYDPFGKYAKVTKADGSVEEYVYGPDGSRIGLLATTGTGSNATTNATLDINNAQYKTSQTSLLAVTTPDGELLGYRHTYGWTSAWTDLQGSIRFLTDQGTTKRDYYPHGGLTDSTVGLWSLGYLGMQHDKPGQIQLGHRKYPAQHRTFLNPDPLLKPFTPITLNPYAYAHHNPITLTDRSGLAAAGGEIAAGGGAGAGPGRSANTPVHCLTSCPEADIPDELARDKDAVDRLVVGATEFSLGFGLSAQGVADSAWDVATAAFLAQSRQSLREGAEGMLYAARHPWATAKAIAVNCSSARMRCAGSATFGVLSSLAGGGGALRAGRLRAPEGTSAAAKYGDDLAETAAKACSFSGATLVLMADGTKKPIEDVEVGDEVLATDPETGEQAAKRVERVFVHDDALTDLQLADGTVLTTTEDHPYWSVDDQRFERADQLAPGERVLGADGRTVKVSGLRLATTRDGLAFNLSVEGIHTYHVGADAVLVHNDCGLLLSKTQGARMTTPQATELAKWLGYTRVKGESSHGQAIYTNGKNFISPDVDGHSQGVWKMARTLDGFGPSERLGTYDFLLQRFAK